The genome window AACCCTACGCAATATTTGTGTTTTAATTGCCCAAGACAACTTGGTAAATTCTACTTCAAGCAGAAAGCTGACAACCAAGAGATATCCGCTCACATAGCTCACAGGCGCTGCAGTAgcagtgtgtacgtgtgtgagagtaaaccagagagagagagagagagagagagagattacttaaTTGCAGCTTGGTCATGGAAGAGCGCGGAGCGGGGTTTTGCACAATGCCTTTCCTTCTTTTTTAAGTGACTTTATATAGGCTACCGGCACTTTAAACGTTTCATGTGACCTACATGAAACACAAATCTGTTTATTGCTTTTCGACATTTTCCTCCAGTTATTATACTGCGTCAAAAATAGCCTACGACAGCAGGAAAGATGTGGACAATACCCAAACCCCGATATAAGAACTGCAACAAATTGGATACAAGGGATGAAGCCGAGATGGCCGTGAACATTGGCGGGGTGAGGCTAGTTTTAGACGGCGATGTGCTTAACCGCTACCCGGAGAGTCGACTTGCAGAACTGATCAACTGCTCAACTCTGAATTACGACGTTATCTACTCACTTTGTGATGACTATGACCCGGGTAAAAAAGAGTTTTATTTCGACCGGGATCCCGACGCTTTCAGATGCATCATTGACGTGTATTACTTCGGTGAGATTCACATCAAACGAGGTATATGTCCAATTTGTTTCATTAAAGAGATGGAGTTCTGGAAAATTCACCAAAGCTATTTGGACGAGTGCTGTAAAAGTTACCTGACTGAAAAAGAGGAAGAGCTGGCAGAGATTGCCAACAAAGTGAAGCTTATCTTGGATGATCTAGATGGGGACCCTTCTGTCAACTGCTCAGCGCGGTGCCTAAAGTTCATTTGGAAACTCATGGAGAAACCGGAGTCCTCTTTGCCTGCGCGCGTCATCGCCATTGCATCTTTCCTCTTCGTCCTTGTGTCCTCTGTGGTGATGTGCGTGGGGACCATTCCAGAAGTCCAAGTAGAAGACGAAGAGGGGGACCTTGTGGAGCACCCGATGCTGGAGGCCATCGAGACAGCCTGCATAGGCTGGTTCACCGTGgaatacctgctgcgttttgtgTCCTGCCCAAACAAACGGCACTTTTTCCTCTCCTTTATGAACATAATAGACTTCATGGCTATCATTCCCTTCTACGTGGTGTTGACCCTTACTTACCTGGGTACGGCCATGATGGATCTGGCCAAGGTCCAGCAAGCGGTCCAGGCGCTTCGCATCATGCGTATAGCCCGCATCTTCAAGCTGGCGCGCCACTCCTCTGGGCTACAGACGTTCACCTATGCGCTGAAGAGGAGTTTCAAAGAGCTGGGGTTGCTCCTTATGTACATGGGCATAGGGATATTCGTGTTCTCAGCACTGGGCTACACCATAGAGCAAAGCCACCCGGAGACCCTCTTCAGTAGCATCCCACAGTCCTTCTGGTGGGCTATTATCACCATGACCACCGTGGGCTATGGAGACATTTACCCCAAAACCACTCTAGGCAAGTGCAACGCAGCCATCAGCTTCCTGTGTGGGGTGATAGCCATCGCGTTGCCCATTCACCCCATTATCAACAACTTCATCAATTTTTACAACAAGCAGAAAGTGCTCGAGACCGCGGCCAAGCACGAGCTGGAGCTCATGGTGTTGCAATCTAGCGAGGATTCGCTGATGAAGGCAACGCGCAAGTGTGGTGCAGCGTGTGCGTTGGAGAGCTCGATGCGTACCTCACGTAGTGATAATTGTATACCACTTCTCGAGGAATCGACCAGGACTTTGAAGTCGAAAGATTATTGCTCGGAAACAGAATCATTTTAACTTGGTAAAGAAACATTCTATAGTGATGTGTttcaatagctaggtttccatccaattggccacAGATGTTCATGCGAATAGTCTAAAAtccgcataaaaacaatatggcatGTTCCCACCAAATTGTTCCCAccatgtttccatcaaattgacttgtagATAAAATGCTGTGcctgatgacgtagtgcacataaaaatagggttaaatgggtttccattgcattttcaactctactgatgtttTTTTCATACAAAATGTTGAGTTATTAAGcgagtgtgcccactctggtattggcacgtgcGCTCGAGCGTGCTGGCGCTTGTATAGCCTACACGATGAGATTATTAAGGACAAAAGAGcgagattttttttatttgtcaaacagcagaccgtgtcaccagaataagaccctcgatttTTATTGGAAAGGAatatcaagctcatcaccttgcactttcaccaccctgtgaagttcatgaTAACTTTTCTTAATctatagcctaataaactgcatgctttcccaacCAGttatagtgggaggaccacacaacatgtcattgcgtgactccaagtttacttcgatatgagggttattatatcaatatttgcgcataaaagcgtttccaccgacatttctcgcataattaattttaccgacTAAAATATCgcaccttgtctagcgtattttgttttgtccaCATTTGGAATGTTTACCGAAACATTTTCTGTTTCCATCGGGCCTTTCATTAAATGTTTTATCCGACATGCACTTTACtggcataaaaaggttggatggaaacttgATTAATCAGCTATTTCCTCCTGTTGTTACTTCGCCTTTATGTGGGTCTACAGCCAAAGACTATCTTTAACAGTAATCCAATGCAGGACGTTTTCCTTTGAATTGAGTTTTTCGGAGAGAATTGTAGTAGTATTATTTATTCAATAATTAGCATCGAATAAAGCGTTTGCATGAAAAACATTGACGCGGGCCTCATGAGTATCCAAATCTGGAGACAGGCATACTAATGTGGAGCTGAACCACCCCGTTCCCATCCCTTAGGGAAAGGTGCATTCTGAGGAAAGTAGTTTTGAAATGCAGTGCTCACAACTGCAGCCCCAGTCATATTGTTCCTATGTCTTTGATGTTTGTATAGGGGTTAAGGGCATGCCTGTAATTATTATACCGGTGCACAGAACTTTTATGCGCAGATAGCCTAGTGGATGTATTTTTTTCCAGTCCAgcccgtgtgtgtttgtgtgtgtttgtgtgaacgtgcgtgcgtgcgagaaAATGCTGTCTCCATGGGGAGAACAGTTCAGAGAGTGGCTACACTCGCCTACATGCTGGGTTGAGGTCCACATATGGATGTGGTATAAATCTGAAGTCAAAAGGACAGATTCAATGTGTTTTGTTTGCCGTTTAGCATTAAGTAAAATATCAGATAGGTGTCAGATATGCCAAACAATTTGCAAAagatctgaattgggctgcctgtgtaaacgcagccctaGTAGTCTTTTACTGCGAATTTATTCGAccatgaaagaaagaaaaaatggaAGATATCGCAGGTGTACTTGAATTGAGCCCTGTGTCatccagtcacattctgtttacATCCATACTAACATTTTTGCACACTCTCTGCCACACAATTGCTTGACTGATCAGGCTAACAAAAGTTGATCTGTTAAGATTTGACTCTCAGAGCATATCTTTTCTGGCTTCCTTCAACCAAAAGCACACATCCACATTATCGATTGCTCCCAAACATTACCTTTGCTGACAAACACATAAATATTCTGGCTCCCACAGTGTTCATTTGTTGGTCACCAATGACACGTATCAGGGAGCAGATCTTCATCTAATAGCTTTATTTTAGGGACAAATATTAAATCATGTTATGTCCAAATGAATGTATTTGACTACAAAATAACTTCTTAGAAGGAAAGACCAGACATTTACACAGACATTTTTATTAGCTGCAACCTTTACCACTCTATTCACATACCTCACCTAAATGTCAAGGACATCACAATTGTTACTACTTCTTGAAGGAcctcccctgtggctcagttggtagagcatggtgtttacaacgccagcatggtgtgtgcaacgcaccatgcattaaatgaaatgtacgcattcactattgcaagtcgctctggataagagcgtctgctaaatgacaaaaatgtagtaTGTATATTTTACACAAAGATTATTTTCACTGATGTTCTTCAACAAGCACAGGTTATTTGCCCATGTCCTAGTATTCTTAATCCATAATGTATTGAATTAGTGGACAATGTCTGCATCATAGCTAAGAGAGAATGGCCAAGACAATCAATATGGAGTGAAGCAGGGTGTAAACAGAAACAATGGTTTGAATATGCAAGTGCACATCTTTCTCCACACCATCGGTGGAATGAGGTTATTTCTGTTTCCGTGGAGAATGTATTCTGTCTCTGCAAGGAAAACAGCCTTTTGGTTACATTGAAAATCAATAAAATACAATCATGATGACCATATTAGTCAATTACATAAACCCAGGGGCTTAATTTATAAAATATTCTTACGCACAGCTCTGATCGCAAATACTTTGAAACCCACGCCAACGTTGGGATTTTTAAACATTGAACTTGACACTTATTTTGAActtcttttttactattttctacattgtagaataataatgaagacatcaaaacaatgaaataacacatatggaatcatgtagtaaccaaaaaagtgtttaacaaataaaaacatattttatatttgagattcttcaatgtttgccttgatgacagctttgcacactctcggcattttctcaaccagcttcattaggtagacacctggaatacatttcaattaacaggtgtggctttttaaaagttcatttgtagaatttctttccttcttaatttgtttgagccaatcagttgtgctgtgacaaggtaggggtggtatacagaagatagccctatttggtaaaagaccaagtccatattatggcaagaacagctcaaataagcatagagaaacaacagtccatccattaaacatgaaggtcagtcaatccggaaaatctcaagaactttgaaagtttcttcaagtgcagacgcaaaaaacatcaagcgctatgatgaaactggctctcatgaggaccgccacaggaaaggaagacccagagttacctctgctgcagaggataagttcattagagttaactacacctcagatttccacccaaataaatgctttacggagttcaagtaacagacacatctcaacatcaactgttcagaggagaatgtgtgaatcaggccttcatggttgaattgctgcaaagaaaccactactaaaggacaccaataagaagaagagacttgcttgggccaagaatcacgagcaatggacattagaccaatggaaatctgtcatttggtctgatgagtccaaaattGTGAATTTTTGGtgccaactgccgtgtctttgtgagacgcagagtaggtgaacgggtaatctccgcatgtgtggttacaaccgtgaagcatggaggaagaggtgtgatggtgtggggtgctttgcacacttaaccagcatggttacgaCAGCatcctgcagcgatacgccatcccatctgctttgcgcttagtgggactatcatttgtttttcaacaggacaatgactcaacacacctccaggctgtgtgagggctatttgaccaagaaggagagtgatggcgtACTACAttagatgacttggcctccataatcacccgactgagatggtttggaaagagttggactgcagagtgtaggaaaagcagccaacaagtgctcagcatatctgggaactccttcaagacttttggaaaagcattcctcatgaagctggttgagagaatgccaagagtgtgtaaagctgtcatcaaggcaaagggtggctactttgaagaatctaaaatatcaaatatattttgatttgtttaacacctttttggttactacatgattccatatgtgttatttcatagttgtgatgtcttcactattattctacaatgtagaaaatagtaaaaataaagaaaaacccttgaatgagtagatgtgtccaaacctttgactggtactgtatatagtacaTACACAAAGACTAATTATAACCAACGAATATTATATGCATAAACCTGTTGCACATTTTCTGAGAGTTACAGACTATGCTAATCTAGCTAATTACCTAGTGGGAATTCATTCCCTTTAAACTGGTGACAGAAAACACATCCTGTCACTTTTCAGTAGTCACTGGGGAGCAGTGAGTCAGAAGCATTTCCAAGGCCTCACAGGAGAACCCAGTCACTAATGATGGATTACCACTGAGGAAACTCAACCATCTTTAAGGGTATTTTTGGCATTGAGTCCAAATCTAGAAGGAGTGATTACGCACATGGGCTAAGTTATGACATTTTTCTGTACATACATGTTTTTGCCACAATGCTGTATAATGAAAAAAGCACTAgacaaaatatgttttagattcCTAATCCTGAATGTatttgtgtgtaatgtttgtaATGAAACTGTTGGTCAATAtatcaaattaattaaaaaacaCTGCCATATTGTCAAAAACATTGAGAGATATAGTTGGAACAGAAAGCTATTGCTCTGTCCTCTGAGGTATGTCTGAATAAATCAGCAGGTGGAAATGTGTTGTGTCAAATAACAAAGAGCCAGTTGTTGCAGTCTATCATGCCAGACTCCTATTGTAAGGTGACCTTTTAAGAATCCTTTCTTCTGCCTGGGGACTTTCAGCAAGCACTCAACCTTGCAGTTGCATGTATGGATTTTATTTACCTCTTTCTCTATCGCACCCACTCCCTCACTGTTGATCATGTCGTCTATTGGCATTTCAGATGATCCTGCTGGGCTTTTCAGGGTGGAAGcacttttgaaaatgtattttttggcGGGGCGATTGAAGTTTTTGCTTCATATTTTTAGGAGAAAAAATAGCTTTATAATCAATAATACATGTGTTGTGAAAAGGGCGCCGCCAGTTGGAGATGCTGCAGGTTGCTGACTTGATCCTCCTACGTAGTGTGAATACGGACTAAAACACTATCTGTGTGCTGAATATTGGTTTTTACAAAATAAAACATATCTTGCTGTGTTTTGACAATAAAACATTCATGGGTGTTAAAATAATGTGCATATTCTATATGAATTTCCCACAAATATTTACCTGGTCCTTTTTTGAGGTTTCTGCAGTCTTAGCCCTGCTGAAAAAATAGCATAGCCCAGCACAGGTGGGTGACCAGCCTTtgttgtgttttcgctggtgaccagcTTTTGTTGTGTTTCACTGGTGATCAGCCTTCGTTGTGCTTTCGCTGGTGACTAGCCTTTGTTGTGTTTTCACTGTCGATCAGCCTTCAATGTATTTTTTTCACTGGTGACTAGCCTTAATTTTGTTTtctctggtgaccagccttcgctgtgttttttTCTGGTGACCAGACTTTGCTGTTTTTTGGATACATAAGCTGGTCATCAGCATATGCTGGTCAATTAACATTGGATTAGTTTATCTTTACCAAAATAAAGGCTATTTATTCACTTACAAATGTGCAAAATGTATGCTATCTAGCATGTAAAACCATCAAATTGTATATGTTTGTCCAACACATCTCAACAGATTACCCACTATAGTAGTgtaaacatacactgagtgtacaaaacattaagaacaccttcctaatattgagttgcaaccatGTTGACTCGAATGCATTTATCCCCAAACCCTATTCTTTCCTcattcattttccccataggaatggctgaacgaaccagagttAACTAATTTCTGGGTTTTAGCTGGCAAGCTTTATGGGGAGGCAGCATTTTCTAGCTTTGTCAAAAAAATTCATAAATGCATCTTAATTTAAACATCACACAACCCATGAAATAGTTAGCGAAACATCTTACTATTACCaggcccatcattatcatattttccagcatgctctattgcagttgGCAATTCAGAATTGTTTCtttcaatatctgtgtttttgcatgtccATTGATTTATTAATGAATCAATTACtttatcttatgctacacaagGATAAAtaccatacatttttctaaacataTCTAATCTGTTAGTTGGACtcattgcacccgttactgaaatggttgttgcAGTTAAAATGTGCCATTCATTCATCATTCTAACCCTGGCAGTCTTTCTGAATGCAGATTTTGGGAacccactctggctggattctaatagcaattaaatatcacattgcaagccagcataatttGACTTGATGCTGGTATTGCTTTAGCTTATGCTGatcaccagtgtccaaaacacagcaaagactggtcaccagcaaaaacacagcaaAGGCTGGTCTCCAGGAAACGTACAGCGAATGCTGATCACTAGCAAAAACACAATGGTAGTCAATTGGTAGTCAGTCCAGCTTGACTAGCTGGACCATGCTAgtcagaccagcttgaccagctggaccatgctggtcagaccagcCTGACCAGCTAGGCCATGCTGGTCAGTCAGCAGAACCAgttagaccatgctggtcagactAGCTTGACCAGCATCCGACCAACATTGACCTGCATAGACTAGCATGGACAAGCATAGACTATCATAGATCAGCTTGAAATTCATGCTGGTCTATGCATTGTAACATTTATACTGTTTTCTGGGGTCAAATAAAATCATAGACAAGTGCAAAAATACCAAGCGGACTGTCCTCACAGATGCCTCTATTCTTAGAATAAAACACTTGTATCTACAGACATAGTCTCTTGCGCCCTGAGTCTAGTACAGGCATGATGTGTAAATCAAAGACATTACATAAACATTTCTAAGGCAGACTGAATATACCACCTATTCTCCATGGGTACTAACTCGAAAAGGCTATATCATGTAGCCGAAGACTCCCAATAAAATCCTATTCCCATCTCATTTTCCTCATGTCTGAAGGGGAAATATAACAAACCAGTAAGTAGGTGATTACTCTTATGTGGACATGAAATGTCAATTGCTTGGCAAACTTGGACAAGTCAAATACCCTATCTGTAACAAATTAGTATATGCTGATGATACTACTATGTGTGCTATTGCCCCGATTGTTGATCTGGCTGTATCAAAACTGAAGTCAGATTTTAGGGCTATGCAGGAATGCCTTGCTGATGCAAAACGTGGGCTTAATACGGGCAAAACTAAATATGTGTTGTTTTTAAACTCTTAAGATGTTTCAGATGAAATACATGCTCACTCATTAGATGGTTCTCCAATTGAACATGTTCCCACATATAAATACTTGGGCATTTGTATTGATATGGATTTGACATTTAGAAAATTTGCTATTTAAGAAGCTAAGATTTAAATGTGGCTTTTTCGACAGAAACAGGCGGTGCCTTTCTCTAAGCAGAAGGAtgcagattattcagtcaacctttttatctgttcttgattatggtgatgttatttatcaaagtgcagctgctactactcttAAACATTTGGATGCCATCTACCATAGAGCCCGTCTTTTGTTACAGGCGACAGTGTGAAAACAACAGCATAATGTGTGAGCTCCATTTTCACATTCCA of Salmo salar chromosome ssa01, Ssal_v3.1, whole genome shotgun sequence contains these proteins:
- the LOC106600612 gene encoding potassium voltage-gated channel subfamily F member 1-like — encoded protein: MWTIPKPRYKNCNKLDTRDEAEMAVNIGGVRLVLDGDVLNRYPESRLAELINCSTLNYDVIYSLCDDYDPGKKEFYFDRDPDAFRCIIDVYYFGEIHIKRGICPICFIKEMEFWKIHQSYLDECCKSYLTEKEEELAEIANKVKLILDDLDGDPSVNCSARCLKFIWKLMEKPESSLPARVIAIASFLFVLVSSVVMCVGTIPEVQVEDEEGDLVEHPMLEAIETACIGWFTVEYLLRFVSCPNKRHFFLSFMNIIDFMAIIPFYVVLTLTYLGTAMMDLAKVQQAVQALRIMRIARIFKLARHSSGLQTFTYALKRSFKELGLLLMYMGIGIFVFSALGYTIEQSHPETLFSSIPQSFWWAIITMTTVGYGDIYPKTTLGKCNAAISFLCGVIAIALPIHPIINNFINFYNKQKVLETAAKHELELMVLQSSEDSLMKATRKCGAACALESSMRTSRSDNCIPLLEESTRTLKSKDYCSETESF